Genomic segment of Apium graveolens cultivar Ventura chromosome 7, ASM990537v1, whole genome shotgun sequence:
AGAATATAGACATTGGCAACTTTTATTTTCATACAAAATAAATACCCAAGTTTAAGATTAACCAACAGTTTTTAGCAACACTATTTTCAAACCAATTAATTGAAGTACATGAGCCACCTATATTAAAAACATATCCTTTGTTAATTTAAGTTTTAGTAAAGGCGCAATTCGAAAATTGAAATCGACCTTTAGTAAGATGCAGTTTTCAAATTTGATCTCTTATAGTGAGACTTGATCTCTTATGGAGCAAGGAGTGTGTATTTGAGGGTGTGTGTGTTTGGGACTATATTTTAACCAAAGGACAGCTCAGTACGTGTACGAGACACCTCCCAGCTGGCTTCTTCACCTCAGCAACACTAACAAACAAATAACTTTTGGGAACCACATGCCCTAATTTCTATTGCTAAAGTAAATGTAGACACTTCTAGCAACACATTGTACattattgtatatatatataatgagtGTTGTTAGGATACCTTCTGTTTTTTACAATGTTGGAAAAGTGATAGTTTCAGATGTATGATTTGCTGGCTCCTGTTATCATTTTAACATACGACTACTACTTACTTAAACTTTATTAGTCAATCTTTTGTTGTCGAACATCTATAGGCAATTTTTAATAGGGGATATATAAAAACCCTATAAGGGTTACCCCTTAAAAATAATCATGAATTGTAGAGTCTATGAATATAATGGCATTTCAGGATCCAGATTCTTAGTTTGATATGTACCGAATTTCGGGACGAGCAATAATCGATGACAAGAGATAATCTCTTCCCATTTAAGCTATCTCAATAAAGTTGAATGTGAATACATTGGTCAACTACTTACAAGTACGATTATTTTACCCCAGTTAGAACTTTATTTTAGAAGAAAGTCACTAATGACTTGTGGTGGCATGTTTTTATTAATATCAAGCTAATGGGAGATGCGGCCATATGGCATCTGGGTGCCGTATGCAACAGAGAAATATGGGGAGGACAATTAGAACCCCACCTTCTGAATTATCCAGAACTTTTATCATAAGCACAAATGATGATACACCAATATTGCTTCTGCTTTGTTTTCTTTTGGCAGTGATACTTATTCCTTTTTTTAGTGCCTTCAACTCATATATCTGGTGCTTGAAACGAAAGAGATTCTTCACTAAGTTAAGTTTGTTTGTTTTACTAGATCTAATAATTGATGGAGAAAAACCCTAAATCGTTTGGAGCTTCTGATAGAAAGACTATAGAGAAAAATAGAAGAAATTACATGAAGGACCTCTATTGCCAGCTCCATTCTCTTATCCCCAATGATATCTCATCTaaggtctctctctctctctctctctctctctctctctctctctctctctctctctctctccctccctccctctctctctctctctccccccctctccctccctccctctcatCATTAGCACGTAATTACTTGGCTGGCATGCACACAAATAATTTCACCTAGTTTTTTGGAGGCAAAAGATAAGCCACTTAACTTGGATTTGTGTATAAATGGCGTGCAGGGGGGAAAATCACTGACGGATCAACTAGATGCAGCAGCAAAATACATTAGGAAGCTGAAAATAAAGTTGGAGAAGTTGAAGCAAAAGAGAGAAACATTGGAGGGTATAAATCTGCTAAACAACATTCCAAGAGTCGAGGAAGCAATACTAGAATCAGCTTGCGTACCACCACAAGTAGATATACATGATTCAGGTTATTTTATAGAAATTCATCTGGTAAGTGGTTTAGATGTGAGTTCCTTCATGTTTATCAAAATTATCCGGATGCTGCAAGAAGAAGGTTTCGAGATTCATAATGCCAATTGTGTTGTTAGCAACAGTACATGTTTCCTAACCATTCATTCAGAGGTACGCAGATAGTTTTATTAGCAATACAGAATTTTGATACGGACCTTTTAATAAAAACTTCAAATAGTATGCCCCAACAGATTTAGATATGCTTGTTTTTATCGTAACAACGGCTCACGAGAATTTAGTAAAATTACAAGGGCTCACGGGTGCATGTAACAAAATATATCAGTACAATATTGTCGTTAAATGGACAAGGAATTGTACTTGTTGATGTAAAAAACCCATTACCCTACAGTGTACATACTGATGAGATGCTTCTAACTGCAGATAAGATAATACTTGTAATGTCTGTTCCCTGAATTAATTATATGTAATAGGTCGGAGCTGATTGCGTTTCAACTTGTGGAAGTGGCACAATATCTGAGAGGATCAAGAAGTTTGTGAATGGGGGTCGTTAAACTATTTGCTCTATTTGGTTTGAGTTTTACAAAATTATCATGTAACATTTTTACCAATCAAGAGCCTGCAGGTTACAAGAGCAATGTATGTTCATTGTTGCTTCGCAGGTAAAAAtagtaatactgatttaatgtTGTCAATTTCCTATCTGTTTTGCTTGGTCACCGTTTAGTCAGTGGCAACATGACCTAGCTAGATATTTATCTTATCAAGAACAAATGAACATGTGTTGGCTTTAGCATCTGATTGGTTCTTACTTATCAGTTTAAAGATATGTTGTAGATGTTGGCAGTGATCTATCAGACTATCACATTCTTGTGTACACCAACGTAGCGTATTCTTACAAAATAGTATTAAACATACAGAATTTACCAAGAATCTCTGTATATTAGTGTATCTTGTGAACACCTCTGAATAAATGAGTAGCCATCACTTAAATCTAATACAGTGAAGATCCTTCTCTTCGCTAATTTATCCATAAAATAACTATGCCAAACTAGTGTAGCCCTCATTTTTGTAGGATTTTAGTCCCTGTTGAATGCACGGCAAAAGGATTGACAGTAATGTGTATAAATCTTGTACGCATACTGAATGGAAAATTTAAAAGAATTGCACCGGAGTCGGGTGGTATCTTTGCCTTGTCGCAAGATCATGTCCATTACTCCCTATAACATGTAGTTAATAATcgataatataatataatttcggttttaatataataaatatagtATATTTCTATTTccgataaaataataaatacaTTAAAGTAAGATTTTTTCTGGTATCAATCCTTTtactttaaaaataattaactgtATTATGCGGTGGTGATAGCTGACAGGGACCATCAAAATACCGTTTAAATGCTTAATGACAGCTCCGCGGGGTAAGATACTCTCTACCGAACTACTCACAAATATACTTGCTTCCAACGTGTCAACGTCCAATATCAGtcatttttaaatttatataCAAAATTTGTGTGCCGGTTTTTCTTATGACAAGCAAGATCACGGGATGGAGTTAAATTCAAAGTTATTCGACCCTTAATCGTCCTCACTCCGATAATTATTTCTTAAAATACATATATTTGGTTATAATTCATATTTGTCGAATAACAAAAAACTCCATAATATACTTTGACATATATTTTCATCTTCgtgaaaaaaaatattaaaaataacaattttttggTGCAAAATGCTGAAAATACCCATTTTGGTAGTGTATTACTAAAAATACATGTTCGGATACACATTTGTCATTTGGGTATTCGGTTTTGTACTAGATACCCATTTGTCAAATGTGCATCCATTTTTTTGATACACATTTGACAAATACGTATCTCAATGATAATACCCAAATAATGCATATCTTTAGTAATTTTCTTACATACCCAATTTTCAAATGCGTATTACACTTATCCAATTAAAAAATGCGTAACCAAAATGATATATTCAgcatatattttaaaataggtaTTTTGAGCAATTTCAACCTTAAAAATGGATATTTTTAACCATCACCTCTTCGTGATCGCCTCTTATTTCAGTTATTGGATTTTCTAACGTGTGCCCAAGAACACACAATACGCACCAACTCCCATGAGTTTGATACATTTTAATTGGTCCtctaatcataaatattgatggACTCCCCTGCATTTATAACAACTCCACCAATAAAAATGTATCAAACTCATAAACTTTAGTGTTTATTGTGCCATGAGGCACACATTAGAAAGACCGTTTAGTTATTTAAGTTTTCATTAAATATCGTTCGTCTTGATTTTCGTGATCAACTCTTTTATCCCGTTCGCAGTTAAATTTTTACAAATTTTATATTGTACTTCACTTCCTAAATTATTTGTCATTTATAAAGTATGTTTATTTTATGATGGATTATTAagtaaatttctttttaaaaattttaaaattttaagaaaattatattaagtttcaaaatataatttaaaaaaaaaacaggGAGCGAATAATAAATGCAACAGCAAACCAGTGAGGAAGCCGGCAAAACAGGCAGCATCCACAAGGATGAAATAACCAGTAACCACACTCCTCCTTCTTTCTCCCGCACCAACTTTTGCTTGCAACTACATTGTACGTGTCACACATACACATAATTTAAAATCCCTACCTAGCTATATATAGTCCAGTAAAGTTTTACAGACATaatattcaagatcataatttgCACACCTTAGTTTCTAGATGGCATCTCTGCTACTTCTTGTTTCTCAGCTTCTTAAACACCAACTCCACTCCACTACACCAACTTTTCCTTTCTGTTCTTGTGGTGCAACTACTTCTACGGGACTTCCTTGCTTTGTCGAATACAGGGCTGTCAGGCTGCTGGGAAAAAAACCCGCCAATCAGTTTTGTGAAAGGGAAGATGAATATGAAGAAGATTTAGCTGACTTAAGGGTTTCTGTTGCAGACATCTTTTGGCCTTAAAACTTTGAGTATGTACCTAGTACAGTACTTTGATTCTCCTTTTCTAGTAGTAGCACATGATTTATAACTACTATACGGGTAGTAGTATATAAATTTGGGAAATTATTCACCGCCAACTTGGCTGGGATACACCAGCCGCAATATTACATTGCGGGCTGCCGCAATGTTTTATTGCGGCGGGTGAGTGCACCCGCAATTAAACAATGTGGCTGCTGTATCCCATCCAACGATGGCTGGGGATCAGTTCcctataaatttatatatatatgtggtgcAAGTTTCAACAATATATGTCTTGGGCCCGAGAATaaggaataaagaggaaataCCATAGATAGGAGTTTTAATATATAACCTTGTAATAAAAAGCCCAATAGAGGCCCAATTGTAAAGGGAAAAAGCCAATTAAGGGTTCCCTATAAATAGAGACTAATTGCCCTACTTAGAAGGAGTTGGAAAAATAAGTATCAATAAAGAGTATTATTCCTCACATAAACATGGCTCATATTTAGGGtcatcatttggcgctagaagaaACTCTTAAATTTGATACTACAACATGATTATTGAAGAAGAAGATCCAGAGAAATGTGGAAACACCGCTGAGATCCAAACTGTTCAAAAATCAGAACATGTTAATCCAGCAGAAAAACAGAAAGCACCATCGACCATCAAGCCAAGACGGCTGTTTCCGGTGGAGGATAGTCCCCCACTTGAGGGCTCTCAGGTGCAGAAACCACCTGTCAAACATAAAAGGAGAGTCACTAAAGATACTCGTTCTTGTGTTCTAACGGAAAAAGGAAAGCAGGTGCTCTCCAGTGATGCTAGGTTGCATTTGCAGAAGTTGAAACAAAAGAAGCTTCCACGGGAGCAGGAGATAGAGGGTACAGAAGGTTCAGATGAAGAACTTAAGATGTTAGAGGCTGAAACCAAAAGACTGGAAGCAAAActagagaaaataagagaaattCAGCGTTTGCAACAGGAGTTGAAACAGgcgtcgattaaggaaggtggTGATGAAGAGCTTGAGTATGTGGAGCTGTCGGAGGATGATGAAGATTACTATTATGATGAGGAGGAAGTATCCACCGAGTCTATATATTCCAGACCTCGACGCCCCAGGACAGTTTCTTCAGGGGGTACCCCGCAAGGGTCGATGTCAACAGACTCGATATCACTGGAGGAGTTTCCCAAAATACAGAAAGATATGGCTCAGTTGCGTGACTTAGTTAAAACACAATCGAGATTTGAAGCCCCGGTGGAAAGCCCCCTATCTCGAAGCATTGAAAAAGCTAAGATAGACAAGACTTTGAAAACTCAGGCGCTCGACCAATTTGATGGATCAATAGACCCATCGGGATTCCTTAACACCTTTGACGGTCGAATGGCATTTTACGGACACTCAGAAGTCGCCCGTTTCCAATTCTTCTCTACATGCTTACAGGGCATAACCCTACGTTGGTATAACAATCTCCCATCTAGGTCAATCGATTCCTGGACCAAATTGAAGACTAAATTTCAAACAAGATTTTCAAGCAACTACAAAGGGGGCAAGATCACGGCATCTTTGATTACGATGCGTCAAAGGCCTAGCGAATCCTTGAGAAGCTATTTAGGTCGCTTTCGTCAGGCTATATCTGAAATAACAGACCTAGAGAAACCTTTGGCAGTAAACTATTTAGCAGCAGGCATTGATGGAAGCAGACGTGGCATTCTGCTAGAAGAGCTCATAGAAAAACATCCCCAACATCTTCATGCGGCTTTTCAGATTGTCGACCATCGAATGACACTCCAGGAAGCAGTGGGAAGCATAAGATCTCCTCGACGTTCTAACTAAAAGTATGACATGACAAGAACTCATAGCCCCCGACCTCCGAGATCTCGGAGATATGACTCCAAATCCCCTCGACATTCATCGCCGAGAAGGGATGTTGGAAATGAGGAGTTTCGAAGCCCGAGAGGTCATGAATATCAGCAAcggtccatctcagatagaaaATGGCAGCCCCGTGACAGAAAAGACAACGAGTTTACCAAACTCATAGTCGACAAAGCAACAATCTTGGAAATTTTAAAGACAGAACCTGACTTTCGACCCCCGAGGCCGATGAAACGAGGACGTCCTCCGAGCTCTCGATACTGTGACTATCACTAAGATATGGGACACACTACAGAACAATGCTA
This window contains:
- the LOC141670439 gene encoding transcription factor bHLH162-like; this encodes MEKNPKSFGASDRKTIEKNRRNYMKDLYCQLHSLIPNDISSKGGKSLTDQLDAAAKYIRKLKIKLEKLKQKRETLEGINLLNNIPRVEEAILESACVPPQVDIHDSGYFIEIHLVSGLDVSSFMFIKIIRMLQEEGFEIHNANCVVSNSTCFLTIHSEVGADCVSTCGSGTISERIKKFVNGGR